The window TTACCCAGGCAGTCATTTAGAGCCACCACCAGATGTCTCtgaacaacctgctgctgctggcctccTTCCACACCTCCAGTTCCCCACAGCCGCCATCAAAGGTTCCCCGGGAAAATATCGAGACGAGAGTAAGACTGCCGTCAGGCTGTGCCAGTCCAAGCCCGCCTCGGCACCCCCTCCAAGCAGTTTTACTGTTCTGTCCCCCGCCATCTTTGGCAAAGCCATCCAGATCATCCCGTCTCCCCTCAACGGTAAACTGCCCATCCTTCCATACTCAAAGATGAAGAGCGCTCTGGTTCCAGCTGCTACAATGGCCAGTTCTTCTCAAGAGAAGAAGCTTTTGTCCCACCAGGCAGGACACAACAGCCCCACAAAGCATTCATCCATGTCCCTGGAGACAGCTGACTCTGTGGACCCCACCCAGATGCCAAAGTCCACTCCAGAGCCCCGGGCCAAGACCACACCCGTGCCTGTGCAGGGAACCCTCCAGAAAGCACCTAGCAAGAAgcgaggaaggaagagaaagactCTAGAAGACATTTTGGCTTTTGAAGCCAGAAAGAAGAGGTCGTTGTCCTTTTTCAGAAGGAGAATTCCAGAGAAACCAGTCGTTTCAAGCTCTAAACAAAAGGAAGTTGATATTTCGAAAAAATATCGTAGCATCCGACCCAAACCCTTGTTGCTAATGGAGACGGTTCCTCAGTTGGTGAGTTTGCCCACGACGACCCCAGATAGCCAAGAGCAGGAGCTCATCCTTGGTCATCCGCTCCCGGCCACAATCACATCCAAGGTTCTGGACTGTCCCCCAGCGGTCCAGGAAAGCCTCCACCCGAGAGGCGGCGCTCATCCCAGAGCGTTCCCTGGCAGTCGTCCGGTCCACCGCTGCCCCTCCTGCAGCCGGTGTTTCCAGTTCAAGCATCATCTGCAGAGCCACGTTAGCAGCCATGCTAACAGTCGGCCCTACGTCTGCCCCGCCTGTCGTAAGGCCTACGCCCACTCGGGCAGCCTGAGCACCCACATGAAGCTTCACCACTCAGAGGTCCGACCACGCCGCTCCTTCTGCTGCGAGTTCTGCCAGAAGGCCTTTGGATATGTTGGAGTTTACTTCAGTCATCTGAGGGAGGTCCACAAGGTGCTGCTGACGGTGGAGCCATCGATCAGCCACCATGAACATGAGCCTGTGGAAGGGTGAGATGTTCGTCACTGTTGCACAGCACCTTCTCGCCAATGTCCCCAATGATGTTTCTTGTTTCCTCAGCAGAGTCGCCAGGGCCGGAGCAGCAGAGGATCAGGACCACGAGGATCCTGCAGAACTGCAGATTAAGTGTGGCCGCTGCCAAACGATCACTCCCACCTTCACTGACATGAAGATGCACCTGCTCTATGTGCACGAGGAGGAGGTCCCAGTGCGGCTCAGCGATGACCAGCAGCTATGGGGGGGTCGCCAGGCGGAGAACGATCTGGTCAAACATGCCGCACATTACTGGAGGCAGCTGAAAGAGAAGCGGAACCCGGTCAAATGTGGCAGCTGTGACGAGGAGTTCTTCTCCATCGCTAAGCTCAAGAGGCACATCAAGTCCTGTCACCAGAGCTGGGATGGGGAGGACAACGGGACCATGTCACCTGATAGCCACGGCAGCCTGGGGATCCTCGCGGCAGGTACGGCCTTTAACTGTGTGCTGTGCAGCAGAGTGTTggacagcaaacaggaagtactgGAGCACTGGAGGGGTCACCACCACTGTGAGCAGCCTGAGCTGCTGTGGGACGCCCTGAGCTCATACTCAGgccaggacaggacaggggggGACTTGGACTCTCCAGATCCCAGTCTACATTCTCCAGCCTGACCCCCTAAATGTGGGGAACACTCATCCAATCAGCAGACCTGGAGAGGTTCCACAACCTCCTAAAAGGTTTGGGTTTCATTTCAGAGAAGGTTGGTTCTCTCAGGTCAGCAAATCCTGTTTTGGAGATCttattttcatgttgttttaatTGCACTGTTTTTGGATTTCAGTTTTAATCTCTGGAGATTTGTCAGTGTTGTGGAAAACTAGTGGGTATTGTTAGCACAAACATAAGGttctctgttttctttaaaaggGTGAAGGAAGAGGTCAGATCAAAGCAGATGCAAAATCAGAAAAATATCACAGCTAGTTCAGGTGACCATCAACACATGGCCAGGCGAGGTTGTCGTTTCGTGCAGGAATTCTCTTTCTAGACGCTTGATTTGTTACACCTGAGGTTTAGCTCACAGGTGAATCTTCTACGACCTCGTGCTCCAGAGCACCAAGGAGAAGCAGGGAGCACCTGTGTGTACGAGGCTAAAGGTGCACATCAAAGTTCCTTCTCAATACAGGCAGCAGCACTTCTTTCTCTTCACCCATATGAAATCTTGGGTTATggttaaccctacccctaagaggttaaccctacccctacccctaagatgttaaccctaaccctacccctaagaggttaaccctacccctacccctaagaggttaaccctacccctacccctaagatgttaaccctacccctaaccctaagaggttaaccctacccctacccctaagaggttaaccctacccctacccctaagatgttaaccctacccctacccctaagatgttaaccctacccctacccctaagaggttaaccctacccctacccctaagaggttaaccctaaccctacccctaagaggtaaccctacccctacccctaagaggttaaccctacccctaagatgttaaccctaaccctacccctaagaggttaaccctacccctacccctaagaggttaaccctacccctacccctaagaggttaaccctaaccctaaccagcctaaaGCTAACAGTTTTGTGGCCTTCAAGAAAGATTAAAACTGTGTACATGCATAATATTGTGGCTTATTGTCAATGTTATTGTCAATTTGGTGACTAATGCCTGTTTTTGGTGGAACGCCGAGGTTCCTTTCACACGTGATTGTCAACGCGAGTCAGCACTAAAGTGTTATAACATGGATATAAACTGACTCGGAGGTGCCTGGATCTGCTCCGTGATGCACCTGTGGACGTGTGCGTTGATATATACTGTAGTCAAGTCCAGAAAATATGCTATTTTATACTCCAGATGAATCCAGAGCTCTTTATTATATTTATGCAGCATTTACCATGTTGGCTTCTTCTGGTCTGTAGGACGTTTCATGTCTCCTTTCatggttaaataaatatatatatgtacatatacatatatatatataaatatctgTCCATGGTTGTCTTTCATCTGAAgagagacaagaaaaaaaactttaagtGAATGTATTTGAATGTGTTAAAATGCTACCAAAAGTATATGTACTGTATGCTATATAGAAAGAAAACCTATAGAGAGATATATTATTAAGGAAATGATCTAAGCATAGATAAAAGCCATGGCTCACATCCTCGCGTATCGTTCTAACGCTTGTTCCAGTGAAGTGATCTCAAAGGTTAGACGGGTTCTTTTGGATCACCCccactcttttatttattttttattatacAGGAAGTGAGAGAAGGGCAGGGACCTCCTGGATCACACCATCTAAACTAGTCACTAGCCAGACCCACCCCCCCATGGCTGACCAGGGACCTGGCTCCCACGCCCAGGGGCCACCAGGCCCCCGAGGCCCAGTCACCTCTGAGGCCAGATATCTATCTATAGATGGATCCATCTATAGATGGATCTCTAGATCTATCTAGAGATCCATCTATAGATCCATCTATAGATCCATCTATAGATCTATCTATATCCATCTATAGATCTATCTATAGATTTATCTATATCTATCAGGGACCAGCGTTAGTTTTGAAAATATTCATGCAAAGAGATTTTAGTTGCTGATATTCAAACAATTCCAAAATGAATTCCAAATTCTTCCACTAGAAGAAATAGGTCCAGGATCCAGGATATAATTCCATCAGGATTTCAGATTTGGCAGGTTTCTTTGGGATGTCAGGGTTGTTCCTCACAGGTGTGGGATGGAtgttctgatgatgatgatggtggtggtgatgatgatgatgatgatgatggtggtgatgatggtgatgatgatggtggtgatgatgatgatgatggtggtggtggtgatggtgatgatggtgatgatgatggtgatgatgatgatgatgatgatggtggtggtgatgatgatgatggtgccaCCCATCAAAGGTCAGATgttatcttcttcttcttcagcttcctgttcGCAGCACAACTCCGAATGTGTAAAGTCCTGAACTGTGTTTGTGTCCGTGTTCCTGAAGAACTTGATGTTTCTGATGTTCCTCCATAAAGATGCTCTGTTCAGGACTCCGGCTCCTGTCTTTATTAAATCCAGCCCAGATTTTCCAGCTGTTCCGACATTTCTCTCATTAATCTGCACAAATGTCCATTTTTTCCAAGCATCCAAGTCACTCAAATGACTTGGACTCGTTACCATGACGGCACAGAATGAGGCTAACCTGTCCATCAAGGCTGCCTCTCAGGTCTCccaggtctccagagtctctcaggtctccaggtctccagagtctctcaggtctccagagtctctcaggtctccagagtctctcaggtctctcaggtctccagagtctctcaggtctacagagtctctcaggtctcTAAAGTCTAcagagtctctcaggtctccagagtTTCTCAGGTCTAcagagtctctcaggtctccagagtTTCTCAGGTCTAcagagtctctcaggtctcTAAAGTCTAcagagtctctcaggtctcccaggtctccagagtctctcaggtctccagagtctACAGAGTCTCACAGGTCTACAGAGTCTCTCAGGTCTACAGAGTCTCACAGGTCTACAGAGTCTCTTTGgtctctcaggtctccagagtctctcaggtctccagagtctctcaggtctccagagtctctcaggtctccagagtctcccaggtctccagagtctctcaggtctcccaggtctccagagtctcccaggtctccagagtctctcaggtctccagagtctccagAGTCTCACAGGTCTACAGAGTCTCTCAGGTCTAcagagtctctcaggtctcccaggtctccagagtctctcaggtctccagagtctctcagTCTCCAGAGTCTCacaggtctccagagtctcccaggtctccagagtctctcaggtctcccaggtctccagagtctctcaggtctccagagtctACAGAGTCTCacaggtctccagagtctctcaggtctccagagtctccagAGTCTCacaggtctccagagtctctcaggtctccagagtctctcaggtctccagagtctACAGAAtctctcaggtctccagagtctctcaggtctccagagtctcacaggtctccagagtctctcaggtctccagagtctctcaggtctTTTGCTGCTTCATCAGGTTTCTCTTTCTGactaatacaataataataccAATACCATAAccaaccctgacctaacctaCCATAaccaaccctaccctaccctgaCCTACCATAaccaaccctaccctaccctgaCCTACcataaccaaccctaacctatctaccataaccaaccctaacaaccctGACCTACcataaccaaccctaacctatctaccctaaccaaccctaacaaccctGACCTACC is drawn from Takifugu flavidus isolate HTHZ2018 chromosome 17, ASM371156v2, whole genome shotgun sequence and contains these coding sequences:
- the znf438 gene encoding zinc finger protein 438 isoform X1 yields the protein MPGLQRWPAGNMNVAKCDSAPVELLRTPVLCFHSSEQSPSGTGTSPPHGAGPCPVLWNHNVVRYLTPALQMKSQFRSIAPKAPAMVPSPCPGVLSCPTPSSIPEATVTGSKSIIVPTQNYALMQIAGQDGTFSLVALPPSVSSPTQQQPPTQPLQKNLKLPIPRYQPMRKKGTSDKVKCPTLSAKVTVALKVAEAAQSASSVLKNKTESQLTKITQVLKEEASEKVILIDPVSSDVSVMSQLPENTVLYPGSHLEPPPDVSEQPAAAGLLPHLQFPTAAIKGSPGKYRDESKTAVRLCQSKPASAPPPSSFTVLSPAIFGKAIQIIPSPLNGKLPILPYSKMKSALVPAATMASSSQEKKLLSHQAGHNSPTKHSSMSLETADSVDPTQMPKSTPEPRAKTTPVPVQGTLQKAPSKKRGRKRKTLEDILAFEARKKRSLSFFRRRIPEKPVVSSSKQKEVDISKKYRSIRPKPLLLMETVPQLVSLPTTTPDSQEQELILGHPLPATITSKVLDCPPAVQESLHPRGGAHPRAFPGSRPVHRCPSCSRCFQFKHHLQSHVSSHANSRPYVCPACRKAYAHSGSLSTHMKLHHSEVRPRRSFCCEFCQKAFGYVGVYFSHLREVHKVLLTVEPSISHHEHEPVEGRVARAGAAEDQDHEDPAELQIKCGRCQTITPTFTDMKMHLLYVHEEEVPVRLSDDQQLWGGRQAENDLVKHAAHYWRQLKEKRNPVKCGSCDEEFFSIAKLKRHIKSCHQSWDGEDNGTMSPDSHGSLGILAAGTAFNCVLCSRVLDSKQEVLEHWRGHHHCEQPELLWDALSSYSGQDRTGGDLDSPDPSLHSPA
- the znf438 gene encoding zinc finger protein 438 isoform X2, which translates into the protein MPGLQRWPAGNMNVAKCDSAPVELLRTPVLCFHSSEQSPSGTGTSPPHGAGPCPVLWNHNVVRYLTPALQMKSQFRSIAPKAPAMVPSPCPGVLSCPTPSSIPEATVTGSKSIIVPTQNYALMQIAGQDGTFSLVALPPSVSSPTQQQPPTQPLQKNLKLPIPRYQPMRKKGTSDKVKCPTLSAKVTVALKVAEAAQSASSVLKNKTESQLTKITQVLKEEASEKVILIDPVSSDVSVMSQLPENTVLYPGSHLEPPPDVSEQPAAAGLLPHLQFPTAAIKGSPGKYRDESKTAVRLCQSKPASAPPPSSFTVLSPAIFGKAIQIIPSPLNGKLPILPYSKMKSALVPAATMASSSQEKKLLSHQAGHNSPTKHSSMSLETADSVDPTQMPKSTPEPRAKTTPVPVQGTLQKAPSKKRGRKRKTLEDILAFEARKKRSLSFFRRRIPEKPVVSSSKQKEVDISKKYRSIRPKPLLLMETVPQLVSLPTTTPDSQEQELILGHPLPATITSKVLDCPPAVQESLHPRGGAHPRAFPGSRPVHRCPSCSRCFQFKHHLQSHVSSHANSRPYVCPACRKAYAHSGSLSTHMKLHHSEVRPRRSFCCEFCQKAFGYVGVYFSHLREVHKVLLTVEPSISHHEHEPVEGVARAGAAEDQDHEDPAELQIKCGRCQTITPTFTDMKMHLLYVHEEEVPVRLSDDQQLWGGRQAENDLVKHAAHYWRQLKEKRNPVKCGSCDEEFFSIAKLKRHIKSCHQSWDGEDNGTMSPDSHGSLGILAAGTAFNCVLCSRVLDSKQEVLEHWRGHHHCEQPELLWDALSSYSGQDRTGGDLDSPDPSLHSPA
- the znf438 gene encoding zinc finger protein 438 isoform X3; protein product: MNVAKCDSAPVELLRTPVLCFHSSEQSPSGTGTSPPHGAGPCPVLWNHNVVRYLTPALQMKSQFRSIAPKAPAMVPSPCPGVLSCPTPSSIPEATVTGSKSIIVPTQNYALMQIAGQDGTFSLVALPPSVSSPTQQQPPTQPLQKNLKLPIPRYQPMRKKGTSDKVKCPTLSAKVTVALKVAEAAQSASSVLKNKTESQLTKITQVLKEEASEKVILIDPVSSDVSVMSQLPENTVLYPGSHLEPPPDVSEQPAAAGLLPHLQFPTAAIKGSPGKYRDESKTAVRLCQSKPASAPPPSSFTVLSPAIFGKAIQIIPSPLNGKLPILPYSKMKSALVPAATMASSSQEKKLLSHQAGHNSPTKHSSMSLETADSVDPTQMPKSTPEPRAKTTPVPVQGTLQKAPSKKRGRKRKTLEDILAFEARKKRSLSFFRRRIPEKPVVSSSKQKEVDISKKYRSIRPKPLLLMETVPQLVSLPTTTPDSQEQELILGHPLPATITSKVLDCPPAVQESLHPRGGAHPRAFPGSRPVHRCPSCSRCFQFKHHLQSHVSSHANSRPYVCPACRKAYAHSGSLSTHMKLHHSEVRPRRSFCCEFCQKAFGYVGVYFSHLREVHKVLLTVEPSISHHEHEPVEGRVARAGAAEDQDHEDPAELQIKCGRCQTITPTFTDMKMHLLYVHEEEVPVRLSDDQQLWGGRQAENDLVKHAAHYWRQLKEKRNPVKCGSCDEEFFSIAKLKRHIKSCHQSWDGEDNGTMSPDSHGSLGILAAGTAFNCVLCSRVLDSKQEVLEHWRGHHHCEQPELLWDALSSYSGQDRTGGDLDSPDPSLHSPA
- the znf438 gene encoding zinc finger protein 438 isoform X4, which encodes MKSQFRSIAPKAPAMVPSPCPGVLSCPTPSSIPEATVTGSKSIIVPTQNYALMQIAGQDGTFSLVALPPSVSSPTQQQPPTQPLQKNLKLPIPRYQPMRKKGTSDKVKCPTLSAKVTVALKVAEAAQSASSVLKNKTESQLTKITQVLKEEASEKVILIDPVSSDVSVMSQLPENTVLYPGSHLEPPPDVSEQPAAAGLLPHLQFPTAAIKGSPGKYRDESKTAVRLCQSKPASAPPPSSFTVLSPAIFGKAIQIIPSPLNGKLPILPYSKMKSALVPAATMASSSQEKKLLSHQAGHNSPTKHSSMSLETADSVDPTQMPKSTPEPRAKTTPVPVQGTLQKAPSKKRGRKRKTLEDILAFEARKKRSLSFFRRRIPEKPVVSSSKQKEVDISKKYRSIRPKPLLLMETVPQLVSLPTTTPDSQEQELILGHPLPATITSKVLDCPPAVQESLHPRGGAHPRAFPGSRPVHRCPSCSRCFQFKHHLQSHVSSHANSRPYVCPACRKAYAHSGSLSTHMKLHHSEVRPRRSFCCEFCQKAFGYVGVYFSHLREVHKVLLTVEPSISHHEHEPVEGRVARAGAAEDQDHEDPAELQIKCGRCQTITPTFTDMKMHLLYVHEEEVPVRLSDDQQLWGGRQAENDLVKHAAHYWRQLKEKRNPVKCGSCDEEFFSIAKLKRHIKSCHQSWDGEDNGTMSPDSHGSLGILAAGTAFNCVLCSRVLDSKQEVLEHWRGHHHCEQPELLWDALSSYSGQDRTGGDLDSPDPSLHSPA